In one Corallococcus sp. EGB genomic region, the following are encoded:
- a CDS encoding ABC transporter permease: MAFWDTVRLAFGTFRSNPLRSFLTLLGIVIGVTTVVSMMALIEGLRNQVNDQMSELGSDCFQVQRLPFGQGQLSIAELARRPRFTYADLDAIRTQPSIAQAAGEDSKGGQKASTADRESRPNVSVWAGTPEYFHTNSVSLASGRPFTDAEFVDGRRVAVIGQDLADTLWPGVDPLGREFRLLGRTFQVVGTLKRRGGFLGGGSQDNQAMIPLSTFATMFGVRDFRVSIQAKSPEVLQRAQDEVTLLMRRRHALKADEPDDFFLYNNASATQMFNNLSSAVSAASFGVCILSLLVGGIGILNIMLVAVTERTREIGIRKALGAKRYRILAQFALEAVVLSLVGGAVGVALGVGLAHLARWMINLPTEVPMWSVIVSLVMSCGVGLGFGIYPAARAAKLDPVEAMRTE, translated from the coding sequence ATGGCTTTCTGGGACACGGTGCGGCTGGCCTTCGGCACGTTCCGCTCCAACCCCCTGCGCTCCTTCCTGACGCTGCTGGGCATCGTCATCGGCGTCACCACGGTGGTGTCCATGATGGCCCTCATCGAGGGCCTGCGGAACCAGGTGAACGACCAGATGTCGGAGCTGGGCTCTGACTGCTTCCAGGTGCAGCGGCTGCCCTTCGGCCAGGGCCAGCTGTCCATCGCGGAGCTCGCGCGCCGGCCGCGCTTCACCTACGCGGACCTGGACGCCATCCGCACGCAGCCCTCCATCGCGCAGGCGGCCGGCGAGGACTCCAAGGGCGGCCAGAAGGCCTCCACCGCGGACCGCGAGTCGCGTCCCAACGTGAGCGTCTGGGCCGGCACGCCGGAGTACTTCCACACCAACTCGGTGAGCCTGGCCTCCGGGCGCCCCTTCACCGACGCCGAGTTCGTGGACGGCCGGCGCGTGGCGGTGATTGGCCAGGACCTGGCGGACACGCTGTGGCCCGGCGTGGACCCCCTGGGCCGCGAGTTCCGCCTCCTGGGCCGCACCTTCCAGGTGGTGGGCACGCTCAAGCGCCGGGGCGGGTTCCTGGGCGGCGGCAGCCAGGACAACCAGGCCATGATTCCGCTGTCCACCTTCGCCACCATGTTCGGCGTGCGCGACTTCCGCGTCAGCATCCAGGCGAAGTCCCCGGAGGTGCTCCAGCGCGCCCAGGATGAGGTCACGCTGCTCATGCGCCGCCGCCACGCGCTCAAGGCGGACGAACCGGACGACTTCTTCCTCTACAACAACGCGTCCGCCACGCAGATGTTCAACAACCTCTCCTCGGCGGTGTCCGCGGCCAGCTTCGGCGTGTGCATCCTGTCGCTGCTCGTGGGCGGCATCGGCATCCTGAACATCATGCTGGTCGCCGTGACGGAGCGGACGCGGGAGATTGGCATCCGCAAGGCGCTGGGCGCCAAGCGCTACCGCATCCTCGCGCAGTTCGCGCTGGAGGCGGTGGTGCTGTCGCTGGTGGGCGGCGCGGTGGGCGTGGCATTGGGCGTGGGCCTGGCGCACCTGGCGCGGTGGATGATCAACCTGCCCACGGAGGTCCCCATGTGGTCCGTCATCGTGTCGCTGGTGATGAGCTGCGGGGTGGGGCTGGGGTTCGGCATCTACCCGGCCGCGCGCGCCGCGAAGCTGGACCCCGTGGAGGCGATGCGCACGGAGTAG
- a CDS encoding AAA family ATPase, with the protein MMIPIPEQSLVLLLGPSGSGKSTLASAHFLPEDVLPGTGNETKLHEEVARRLASGTLTVIDGVPLSAEARRQYVTLAREHHVALVAVALDTPEALCLERNRTRPGSHASPRALRNQVQQFQNALQGLTKEGIRHVHVLTPETVGAVAFEHRPLPSHRQDEHGPFDIIGDIHGCFDELKALLMELGYTVAPRADGSPGFDVGTPGGRKVVFLGDLVDRGPGVVDVLRLVMGMVEAGTALCLPGNHEIKLLKKLRGKDVRVGHGLAVTLEQLEREPPGFTGEVADFIEARSPHYLLDDGHLVVAHAGLKQSMHGRDTPEVHAFACYGETTGEADAYGLPVRLDWAREYRGQATIVYGHTPVTEAEWVNNTLCVDTGCVFGGRLTALRYPERQLVSVPARREYWKSRRHAAP; encoded by the coding sequence ATGATGATTCCCATTCCCGAGCAGTCGCTCGTGTTGCTCCTGGGCCCATCCGGCTCCGGCAAGTCCACGCTCGCGAGCGCGCACTTCCTCCCGGAGGACGTGCTCCCCGGCACGGGCAACGAAACGAAACTCCACGAAGAGGTGGCGCGAAGGCTCGCGAGCGGCACGCTCACCGTCATCGACGGCGTCCCGCTCAGCGCCGAAGCGCGCCGCCAGTACGTGACCCTGGCGCGCGAGCACCACGTGGCCCTGGTCGCGGTGGCCCTGGACACGCCGGAGGCGCTCTGTCTGGAGCGCAACCGCACGCGCCCCGGGTCGCACGCCAGCCCCCGAGCGCTGCGCAACCAGGTGCAGCAGTTCCAGAACGCGCTGCAGGGGCTGACGAAGGAAGGCATCCGGCACGTGCACGTGCTCACGCCGGAGACGGTGGGGGCGGTGGCCTTCGAGCACCGCCCGCTGCCCAGCCATCGCCAGGACGAGCACGGCCCCTTCGACATCATCGGAGACATCCACGGCTGCTTCGACGAGCTGAAGGCCCTGCTGATGGAACTGGGCTACACGGTCGCGCCGCGAGCGGACGGCAGCCCCGGCTTCGACGTGGGCACGCCCGGCGGACGCAAGGTCGTGTTCCTGGGCGACCTGGTGGATCGCGGGCCCGGCGTGGTGGACGTGCTGCGGCTGGTGATGGGGATGGTGGAGGCAGGCACGGCGCTGTGCTTGCCGGGCAATCATGAAATCAAGTTGCTCAAGAAGCTGCGTGGCAAGGACGTGCGCGTGGGGCACGGGCTCGCGGTGACGCTGGAGCAGCTGGAACGGGAGCCGCCAGGCTTCACAGGGGAGGTCGCGGACTTCATTGAAGCCCGCTCGCCGCACTACCTCCTGGACGATGGCCACCTGGTGGTGGCGCACGCGGGCCTGAAGCAGTCCATGCACGGCCGGGACACCCCCGAGGTGCACGCCTTCGCCTGCTACGGAGAGACGACCGGCGAAGCGGACGCCTACGGCCTGCCGGTGCGGCTCGACTGGGCTCGCGAGTACCGGGGGCAGGCCACCATCGTGTACGGCCACACCCCCGTGACGGAAGCCGAGTGGGTGAACAACACCCTCTGCGTGGACACGGGCTGCGTGTTCGGAGGCAGGCTGACCGCGCTGCGCTATCCGGAGCGGCAGCTCGTCTCCGTGCCCGCGCGGCGCGAGTATTGGAAATCACGGCGCCACGCGGCCCCGTGA
- the mmsA gene encoding CoA-acylating methylmalonate-semialdehyde dehydrogenase, whose amino-acid sequence MSFVRLPESVVACRNLVGGEWVSPTEGFAQEVRSPYTGAPIGRVPLTTASGVAQAVEAAKAATQGWRATPLRERTQLLLRFRTRLETNLERLAHLAASESGKTVAEGRAGLLKGLEVCDFALSLQNLDSGAHLEVSRGVTCEYRREPLGVVAGITPFNFPAMVPLWLFPIAVTVGNAFILKPSEKVPLTATALGELMVEAGYPPGVFSVVHGAKAAVDALLEHPDVKAVAFVGSSPVARHVYVEGSRHGKRVLALGGAKNHLIVVPDADPDLTPQAVVDSFTGCAGQRCMAASVMLAVGNVQSLVDELVRRAARLEVGPGMGALIDRGAVERLETAIAKALSDGARVLLDGRGKRPVGDAYANGHWLGPTVLDGVRPDMEAATRELFGPVLSIVRVPTLSAALAVENASPYGNAASIFTTSGAVAQTVVEGAKAGMVGVNVGVPVPREPFSFGGTGESKFGHGDITGPSSLDFWSQLKKVTRKWSARTDGSWMS is encoded by the coding sequence GTGTCCTTTGTTCGGCTACCCGAGAGCGTCGTCGCTTGTCGCAACCTCGTGGGCGGAGAGTGGGTCTCTCCGACGGAAGGTTTCGCGCAGGAGGTCCGCAGTCCCTATACCGGAGCGCCCATCGGCCGCGTTCCGCTGACCACCGCCTCGGGCGTCGCCCAGGCGGTGGAGGCCGCGAAGGCCGCCACGCAAGGCTGGCGAGCCACCCCGCTGCGCGAGCGCACCCAGCTCCTGCTGCGCTTCCGTACGCGGCTCGAAACAAACCTGGAGCGCCTCGCGCACCTGGCCGCGAGTGAATCCGGCAAGACGGTGGCGGAGGGCCGCGCGGGCCTGCTCAAGGGGTTGGAGGTCTGTGATTTCGCCCTGTCGCTGCAGAACCTGGACAGCGGCGCGCACCTGGAGGTGAGCCGGGGCGTCACCTGTGAATACCGCCGCGAGCCCCTGGGCGTCGTCGCCGGCATCACGCCGTTCAACTTCCCCGCGATGGTGCCCCTGTGGCTGTTCCCCATCGCCGTGACGGTGGGCAACGCCTTCATCCTCAAGCCTTCGGAGAAGGTGCCGCTCACCGCGACCGCGCTGGGCGAACTGATGGTGGAGGCGGGCTATCCGCCCGGCGTCTTCTCCGTGGTGCACGGCGCGAAGGCCGCGGTGGACGCGCTCCTGGAGCACCCGGACGTGAAGGCCGTGGCCTTCGTGGGCTCGTCTCCCGTCGCGCGGCACGTCTACGTGGAGGGCAGCCGCCACGGCAAGCGCGTGCTGGCGCTGGGCGGCGCGAAGAACCACCTCATCGTCGTGCCGGACGCGGATCCGGACCTCACGCCACAGGCGGTGGTGGACTCGTTCACCGGCTGCGCGGGCCAGCGTTGCATGGCGGCCAGCGTGATGCTCGCGGTGGGGAACGTGCAGTCCCTGGTGGATGAGCTCGTCCGGCGCGCAGCGCGCCTGGAGGTCGGTCCGGGCATGGGCGCGCTCATCGACCGGGGCGCGGTGGAACGGCTGGAGACGGCCATCGCGAAGGCGCTGTCGGACGGGGCGCGAGTGCTGCTGGATGGGCGCGGCAAGAGGCCGGTGGGTGACGCGTACGCGAACGGCCACTGGCTGGGGCCCACGGTGCTGGACGGCGTGCGCCCGGACATGGAGGCCGCGACACGCGAGCTGTTCGGCCCGGTGCTGTCCATCGTGCGGGTGCCCACGCTGTCGGCGGCGCTCGCGGTGGAGAACGCGTCGCCCTATGGCAACGCGGCGTCCATCTTCACCACGAGCGGGGCGGTGGCGCAGACGGTGGTGGAGGGTGCGAAGGCGGGCATGGTGGGCGTGAACGTGGGCGTGCCGGTGCCGCGCGAGCCCTTCTCCTTCGGGGGCACGGGCGAATCGAAGTTCGGCCACGGGGACATCACCGGCCCGTCGAGCCTCGACTTCTGGAGCCAGCTCAAGAAGGTGACGCGCAAGTGGTCCGCGCGCACCGACGGCTCATGGATGAGCTGA
- the upp gene encoding uracil phosphoribosyltransferase, which produces MDFPNCTVVDHPLVKHKLTVMRRTDTSTAAFRALLEEISLLLGYEALRDLKLREEEIQTPMARTTGWALDGKKLVLVPILRAGQGILDGLLQLVPSARVGHIGLYRDPESLSAVEYYYRVPSNLEDRDVIVCDPMLATGNSAVAALQRVKRSRPGSLRFVCLLACPEGLRNLREHHPDVRVFTAAVDEKLDAHGYILPGLGDAGDRLFGTK; this is translated from the coding sequence ATGGACTTCCCGAACTGCACGGTGGTGGATCACCCGCTGGTGAAGCACAAGCTGACGGTGATGCGCAGGACGGACACGAGCACGGCGGCCTTCCGGGCGCTGCTGGAGGAGATCTCCCTCCTGCTCGGGTACGAGGCGCTGCGAGACCTGAAGCTGCGCGAGGAGGAGATCCAAACGCCCATGGCGCGCACCACGGGCTGGGCGCTGGACGGCAAGAAGCTGGTGCTGGTGCCCATCCTGAGAGCGGGGCAGGGCATCCTGGACGGCCTGCTGCAACTGGTCCCGTCCGCGCGGGTCGGCCACATCGGCCTGTACCGCGACCCGGAGTCGCTGAGCGCGGTGGAGTACTACTACCGCGTGCCCTCCAACCTGGAGGACCGCGACGTCATCGTCTGCGACCCGATGCTCGCGACAGGCAACTCCGCGGTGGCGGCGCTCCAGCGGGTGAAGCGAAGCCGCCCGGGCTCCCTGCGCTTCGTGTGTCTGCTCGCGTGTCCGGAGGGCCTGAGGAACCTGCGCGAACACCACCCCGACGTGCGCGTCTTCACCGCCGCCGTCGACGAGAAGCTGGACGCGCACGGCTACATCCTGCCCGGCCTGGGCGACGCGGGAGACCGCCTCTTCGGCACGAAGTAG
- a CDS encoding GNAT family N-acetyltransferase, with translation MSTDVVKRAVIREARPEDDQAIGELLVEAYVTQYAKKLPEVVYSDERKAFLRDIASRRKVCTILVAEVDGEVAGTVALYPPGAPGSEAWLPRTADLRALATSVRFHGQGLAQPLLSESEALAKRWGVDAISLHVRQGAVGVARMYQRRGYQRTPEGDMDRRPEVFLEAYLLPLK, from the coding sequence ATGAGCACGGACGTGGTGAAGCGAGCTGTCATCCGCGAGGCGCGGCCCGAGGACGACCAGGCGATTGGCGAGCTGTTGGTGGAGGCCTACGTCACGCAGTACGCGAAGAAGCTGCCGGAGGTCGTCTACTCCGACGAGCGCAAGGCGTTCCTGCGCGACATCGCCTCCCGGCGCAAGGTGTGCACCATCCTCGTGGCGGAGGTGGACGGCGAGGTCGCGGGCACGGTGGCCCTGTACCCGCCCGGCGCGCCCGGCTCCGAGGCCTGGCTGCCCCGCACGGCGGACCTGCGCGCTCTGGCCACGTCGGTGCGCTTCCACGGCCAGGGTCTGGCCCAGCCGCTGCTGTCGGAGTCGGAGGCCCTGGCGAAGCGCTGGGGTGTGGACGCCATCTCCCTCCATGTGCGCCAGGGCGCGGTGGGAGTCGCGCGCATGTACCAGCGACGGGGCTATCAGCGGACGCCGGAGGGAGACATGGACCGCCGTCCGGAGGTGTTCCTCGAGGCGTACCTGCTGCCCCTGAAGTGA
- a CDS encoding URC4/urg3 family protein, protein MLDAIRVREVSPTVAWLRSPAAIRERCHQVLDLGLAGRLEYFRVEPSRLPTVVDRVLAVTHEAYPRLDIPVHSRWRHFDAGGVPRLAQLEARLAPLPPEERARAKVDLGVVSVLLDAGSGPAWRYQEPGGASYVRSEGLAVASLRMFMAGAFSSDPDRPLRADAEALSRMTREQLERGLQVSESNPLLGVEGRLHLLQGLSRVLPRPGSMFDMLAAHRRSVRAAEVLGTVLEVLGPIWPGRTTVDGVNLGDVWPHPALGPPGSADALVPFHKLSQWLAYSLVEPLAEAGVGVTELDALTGLPEYRNGGLFVDLGVLVPQDPRLTVEVYAPEDPPIVEWRALTVALLDRVAALVRGRLELSAEELPLAKVLQGGTWTAGRRVAAELRPGGVPPIRIRSDGTVF, encoded by the coding sequence ATGCTTGACGCGATCCGGGTGCGGGAGGTGTCCCCCACGGTGGCGTGGTTGCGCAGCCCGGCGGCCATCCGTGAGCGCTGTCATCAGGTGTTGGACCTGGGCCTCGCGGGCCGGCTGGAGTACTTCCGGGTGGAGCCGTCCCGGCTGCCCACGGTGGTGGACCGGGTGCTCGCGGTGACGCACGAGGCGTACCCCCGGCTGGACATCCCGGTGCACAGCCGCTGGAGGCACTTCGACGCGGGAGGCGTGCCCAGGCTCGCGCAGCTGGAGGCGCGCCTGGCCCCGCTGCCGCCAGAGGAGCGAGCACGGGCCAAGGTGGACCTGGGCGTGGTGAGCGTGCTGCTGGACGCGGGCAGCGGTCCGGCATGGCGCTACCAGGAGCCCGGGGGCGCGTCGTACGTGCGCTCGGAGGGCCTGGCGGTGGCGTCGCTGCGCATGTTCATGGCGGGTGCGTTCTCATCGGATCCGGACCGGCCGCTGCGCGCGGACGCGGAGGCGCTGAGCCGCATGACGCGCGAGCAATTGGAGCGCGGCCTCCAGGTGTCCGAGTCCAATCCATTGCTGGGCGTGGAGGGCCGGCTGCATCTGTTGCAGGGCCTGTCGCGAGTGCTGCCCAGACCGGGCTCGATGTTCGACATGCTGGCCGCGCACCGCCGCAGCGTCCGGGCGGCGGAGGTGCTGGGCACGGTGCTGGAGGTGCTGGGGCCCATCTGGCCGGGGCGCACGACGGTGGACGGCGTGAACCTGGGGGACGTGTGGCCGCATCCGGCGCTCGGGCCGCCGGGGAGCGCGGACGCGCTGGTGCCCTTCCACAAGTTGTCCCAGTGGCTGGCGTACTCGCTGGTGGAGCCGCTGGCGGAAGCGGGCGTGGGGGTGACGGAGCTGGACGCGCTCACCGGCCTGCCGGAGTACCGCAACGGTGGCCTCTTCGTGGACCTGGGCGTGCTGGTGCCGCAGGACCCGCGCCTGACGGTGGAGGTCTACGCCCCGGAAGATCCGCCCATCGTGGAGTGGCGGGCGCTGACGGTGGCGCTGCTGGACCGGGTGGCCGCGCTGGTGCGAGGGCGTCTGGAATTGAGCGCGGAGGAGCTGCCCCTGGCGAAGGTGCTCCAGGGCGGCACCTGGACGGCGGGGCGCCGGGTGGCGGCCGAGCTTCGCCCCGGGGGCGTGCCGCCCATCCGCATCCGCAGCGACGGCACGGTGTTCTGA
- a CDS encoding phosphatidylserine/phosphatidylglycerophosphate/cardiolipin synthase family protein gives MRLVWPILLALLTAGCPYPNHRQDLRLRELPEDPAAREIAIEQTLGIPMEPGNALELVQNGHVFDVIEQEIRAARSSIHIASYIWRPGIPSDRLLIALRERAPGVQCRVIVDPLGSVNFEVVAPVLADAGCDVRIYRPYQGAVASLDANRIRARMHRKMVIRDGEVALTGGFGIWRSWLGNGNAPETWRDTNVRVRGPAVRGMQLAFAQNWQESGGDFLPPESFPKLAPAGDARAVFVASTGHRFLSNASRMWLLSIASAKHRLWIVNSYFLPSEAISDMLILKAREGVDVRVLVPGRFHDVKPVLAAQRASYARLLEAGVRIYEYEISMLHSKTLVADDTLSVVGSTNLDPLALSHTDEGSVMVEDTALAEELAAAFEEDLKHSAEVHWHGWKRRGLLQKLSEYFPWLIGDFL, from the coding sequence GTGCGGCTGGTCTGGCCCATCCTGCTCGCCCTGCTCACCGCGGGGTGTCCCTACCCGAACCACCGACAGGACCTGCGCCTGCGCGAGCTGCCGGAGGACCCGGCCGCGCGTGAAATCGCCATCGAGCAGACGTTGGGCATCCCCATGGAGCCCGGCAACGCCCTGGAGTTGGTGCAGAACGGCCACGTCTTCGACGTCATCGAGCAGGAGATCCGCGCCGCCCGCTCCAGCATCCACATCGCCAGCTACATCTGGCGCCCGGGCATCCCGTCGGACCGGCTGCTCATCGCGCTGCGCGAGCGGGCCCCCGGCGTGCAGTGCCGCGTCATCGTGGATCCGCTGGGCAGCGTGAACTTCGAGGTCGTGGCCCCGGTGCTCGCGGACGCCGGCTGTGACGTGCGCATCTACCGTCCCTACCAGGGCGCGGTGGCGTCCCTGGACGCGAACCGGATCCGCGCGCGCATGCACCGCAAGATGGTCATCCGCGACGGCGAGGTCGCGCTGACCGGCGGCTTCGGCATCTGGCGCAGCTGGCTGGGCAACGGCAACGCGCCGGAGACCTGGCGCGACACCAACGTGCGGGTGCGGGGCCCTGCCGTGCGGGGCATGCAGCTCGCGTTCGCGCAGAACTGGCAGGAATCCGGCGGCGACTTCCTGCCCCCGGAGTCCTTCCCAAAGCTCGCTCCGGCCGGAGACGCGCGGGCCGTCTTCGTCGCCAGCACCGGCCACCGCTTCCTCTCGAACGCGTCGAGGATGTGGCTGCTCTCCATCGCCTCCGCGAAGCACCGGCTGTGGATCGTCAACTCGTACTTCCTGCCGTCGGAGGCCATCAGCGACATGCTCATCCTCAAGGCGCGCGAGGGCGTGGACGTGCGGGTGCTGGTGCCCGGCCGCTTCCATGACGTGAAGCCCGTGCTCGCCGCGCAGCGGGCGTCCTACGCGCGGCTGCTGGAGGCCGGCGTGCGCATCTACGAGTACGAAATTTCCATGCTGCACTCCAAGACGCTGGTCGCGGATGACACGCTGAGCGTCGTGGGCTCCACCAACCTGGATCCGCTGGCGCTCAGCCACACCGACGAGGGCTCGGTGATGGTGGAGGACACGGCGCTGGCGGAGGAGCTGGCGGCGGCCTTCGAGGAGGACCTCAAGCACTCGGCGGAGGTCCACTGGCATGGGTGGAAACGGCGAGGCCTGCTTCAGAAGCTGAGCGAGTACTTCCCGTGGCTCATCGGTGACTTCTTGTAG
- a CDS encoding glycoside hydrolase domain-containing protein, with product MPSTRPLRIALLSLSVALPAFAAGPAVWGEGMMVKVRPGTAARDTTEVRLTAARNEFVSFQVALQGGDAGLKGVRAELPALEGPTTLTGPDVTLYREALITTKQASVAGEPVGTWPDGLVPDKDELTGEARNAFPFDVPAGEARAVWVDVHVPQDAPPGDYAGTVTVEADGGFQRQVTARLTVVDAALPSTSSLSSAFLLWPPHVCRAHTGREDCAPAELRPLLERYQRMALEHRFTLSSLFPRKPWPPDWSDFDATWAPYMEGTASTRLPGARMTSLEYVGPLDAANLKDFTAHMKARGWLDRAYVQLGDEPPHGTTFAQVHANADRVRQAAPGLRTMLTTNSRELKANGLGDPVDVMVPLVNHLDGTDANFRGDQRGTYTDFLKRPGTALWMYQSCMSHGCAYGTNAPENKPGAGWPSYMLDRSAAKGRAMEWVTFLEGATGELYYQTVGMLPSAWTDQYRFNGNGDGTLFYPGTPQAIGGRTDVPVASMRLKLIRQGMQDYEWLKAVSDAGDPAYARKVARDLIPAASRVPDDGAAFDAARLKLIQRYEELTANPKPDEGTQQPGTPADGGTAPAPEEAGGGASQRPSGPTAEVTPDADADAGSGGCSTGGGGAAAVAGGLVFAAWALGCMRRRHARVTVPARPR from the coding sequence ATGCCTTCGACTCGACCGCTTCGCATCGCCTTGTTGTCGTTGAGCGTGGCCCTGCCGGCCTTCGCGGCGGGGCCCGCCGTGTGGGGCGAGGGGATGATGGTGAAGGTGCGGCCGGGCACCGCCGCCCGGGACACCACCGAGGTGCGCCTCACCGCCGCGCGCAACGAGTTCGTCTCCTTCCAGGTCGCGCTGCAAGGCGGTGACGCGGGGCTGAAGGGCGTGCGCGCGGAGCTGCCCGCGCTGGAAGGCCCCACGACGCTGACCGGGCCGGACGTGACGCTGTACCGCGAGGCGCTGATCACCACGAAGCAGGCGTCGGTGGCGGGAGAGCCGGTGGGCACCTGGCCGGACGGCCTGGTGCCGGACAAGGATGAGCTCACCGGTGAGGCGCGAAACGCCTTCCCCTTCGACGTGCCAGCGGGAGAGGCGCGAGCCGTCTGGGTGGACGTGCACGTGCCCCAGGACGCGCCGCCCGGCGACTACGCGGGCACGGTGACGGTGGAGGCGGACGGAGGCTTCCAGCGGCAGGTGACGGCGCGGCTGACGGTGGTGGACGCGGCGTTGCCGAGCACGTCCTCGCTGTCGTCAGCGTTCCTGCTCTGGCCGCCGCACGTGTGCCGCGCGCACACGGGCCGCGAGGACTGCGCGCCGGCGGAGCTGCGGCCGCTGCTGGAGCGCTACCAGCGGATGGCCCTGGAGCACCGCTTCACGCTGTCCAGCCTCTTCCCGCGCAAGCCGTGGCCGCCGGACTGGAGCGACTTCGACGCGACCTGGGCCCCGTACATGGAAGGCACCGCGTCCACGCGGCTGCCAGGCGCGCGGATGACGAGCCTGGAGTACGTGGGGCCGCTCGACGCGGCGAACCTGAAGGACTTCACGGCGCACATGAAGGCCAGGGGCTGGCTGGACCGGGCCTACGTGCAGCTGGGGGATGAACCACCCCACGGCACGACCTTCGCGCAGGTGCACGCGAACGCGGACCGGGTGCGCCAGGCGGCGCCCGGCCTGCGCACGATGCTGACGACGAACTCGCGCGAGCTGAAGGCCAACGGCCTGGGAGACCCGGTGGACGTGATGGTGCCGCTGGTGAACCACCTGGACGGCACGGACGCGAACTTCCGGGGCGACCAGCGCGGGACGTACACGGACTTCCTGAAGCGGCCTGGAACGGCGTTGTGGATGTATCAGAGCTGCATGAGCCACGGCTGTGCGTATGGGACCAACGCGCCGGAGAACAAGCCGGGCGCGGGCTGGCCGTCGTACATGCTGGACCGGTCCGCGGCGAAGGGGCGCGCCATGGAGTGGGTGACGTTCCTCGAGGGCGCGACGGGCGAGCTGTACTACCAGACGGTGGGCATGCTCCCCTCGGCGTGGACGGACCAGTACCGCTTCAACGGCAACGGGGACGGGACGCTCTTCTACCCGGGCACGCCCCAGGCCATCGGCGGCAGGACGGACGTGCCGGTGGCGTCGATGCGGCTCAAGCTCATCCGTCAGGGCATGCAGGACTACGAGTGGCTCAAGGCGGTGAGCGATGCGGGAGACCCGGCCTACGCGCGCAAGGTGGCCCGGGACCTGATTCCGGCCGCGTCGCGAGTCCCGGATGACGGCGCCGCCTTCGACGCGGCGAGGCTGAAGCTCATCCAGCGTTACGAGGAACTGACCGCGAACCCTAAGCCGGATGAGGGCACGCAGCAGCCAGGAACGCCGGCGGACGGAGGCACGGCCCCCGCGCCGGAAGAAGCCGGGGGAGGCGCATCGCAGAGGCCGTCCGGTCCGACCGCGGAGGTGACGCCGGACGCCGACGCCGACGCCGGGTCGGGCGGATGCAGCACGGGAGGCGGCGGTGCGGCGGCGGTCGCGGGAGGCCTGGTGTTCGCGGCCTGGGCGCTGGGATGCATGCGCCGTCGTCACGCTCGCGTGACCGTGCCCGCCCGGCCGCGGTAG
- a CDS encoding GTP cyclohydrolase II, translating into MADKKPVNHIRLTSHPDGQAPGVPLRWGEPEPVRRGPVVATLSDPANRNVIGTHSGAYSIYRALAVSAGKLPQDHKADLTNTAPAAQVGPHPSWSDPKRIVSLDPWGAVASQVFRAYADQGVDYRPTIAVTRAHINMPEVREAITAGRLKVDGDLVAANGDVKVVKAAVEPVWYLPGIAERFGLTEGALRRGLFEHTGGMYPELITRPDLHVFLPPIGGLSLYVFGSVEALADKNVPLAARVHDECNGSDVFGSDICTCRPYLVHGIEECVRMAQQGGVGLIVYHRKEGRALGEVTKFLVYNARKRQEGGDSAATYFHRTECVAGVQDMRFQELMPDVLHWLGITRIHRFISMSDMKHDAIVRSGIEILERVPIPDGLIPADAKVEMEAKKAAGYFTRGPVADAGALAQVKGRDLDA; encoded by the coding sequence ATGGCTGACAAGAAGCCCGTGAATCACATTCGTCTCACCTCCCATCCCGACGGACAGGCCCCCGGCGTCCCCCTGCGCTGGGGAGAACCCGAGCCGGTGCGCCGGGGCCCGGTGGTGGCCACGCTCTCCGACCCCGCGAACCGCAACGTCATCGGCACGCACTCGGGCGCGTACTCCATCTACCGCGCGCTGGCGGTGTCCGCGGGCAAGCTGCCGCAGGACCACAAGGCGGACCTGACCAACACCGCGCCCGCGGCGCAGGTGGGGCCGCATCCATCGTGGAGCGACCCCAAGCGCATCGTGTCGCTGGACCCCTGGGGCGCGGTGGCGTCACAGGTGTTCCGCGCCTACGCCGACCAGGGCGTGGACTACCGGCCCACCATCGCCGTCACCCGGGCCCACATCAACATGCCCGAGGTGCGCGAGGCCATCACCGCCGGACGGCTCAAGGTGGACGGCGACCTCGTCGCGGCGAACGGCGACGTGAAGGTGGTGAAGGCCGCGGTGGAGCCCGTCTGGTACCTGCCCGGCATCGCGGAGCGCTTCGGCCTCACGGAGGGCGCGCTGCGCCGCGGCCTCTTCGAGCACACCGGCGGCATGTACCCGGAGCTCATCACCCGCCCGGACCTGCACGTCTTCCTGCCGCCCATCGGCGGGCTGTCGCTGTATGTGTTTGGAAGCGTCGAAGCGCTGGCGGACAAGAACGTTCCGCTGGCGGCGCGCGTGCATGACGAGTGCAACGGCTCGGACGTCTTCGGCAGCGACATCTGCACCTGCCGGCCCTACCTGGTGCACGGCATCGAGGAGTGCGTGCGGATGGCGCAGCAGGGTGGGGTGGGGCTCATCGTCTACCACCGCAAGGAGGGCCGGGCGCTGGGCGAGGTGACCAAGTTCCTGGTCTACAACGCGCGCAAGCGCCAGGAGGGCGGCGACTCCGCGGCCACGTACTTCCACCGCACGGAGTGCGTGGCGGGCGTGCAGGACATGCGCTTCCAGGAGCTGATGCCGGACGTGCTGCACTGGCTGGGCATCACGCGCATCCACCGCTTCATCTCCATGAGCGACATGAAGCACGACGCCATCGTGCGCTCGGGCATCGAGATCCTCGAACGCGTGCCCATTCCGGACGGACTGATTCCGGCGGACGCGAAGGTGGAGATGGAGGCGAAGAAGGCCGCGGGCTACTTCACGCGAGGGCCGGTGGCGGACGCGGGGGCGCTGGCGCAGGTGAAGGGACGGGACCTCGATGCTTGA